The Flavivirga eckloniae genomic interval CCATTAAAAACGAAAAACGAGCTGCTTTAGTTTTGTCGTTACCTAATAAAACAGATGTAGAAATAGTAGCGCCAGAACGCGAAATACCCGGAAGCATGGCAATGGCTTGAGAAATTCCAATAATAAACGCATTTGTAAAAGATACTTTTTTGTTGGTGTCTTTGGCTTTATCGGCCAGGAAAAGTAGAATTGCCGTTACAATAAGCATGCATCCTACGAGTAAAATATTACCTCCAAAAAGTTGTTCCAGTTGATCCTCAAAAAATAAGCCTATAATAACAGCCGGAATCATCGATACTACGATTTTAGAAACGAACTGTAAATCTTCGTTCCATTCAAACTTAAGTATGCCTTTAATAATAACCAAGATATCCTTTCTAAAAACAACAATAGTACTTAAAGCAGTTGCAAAGTGAAGCACCACAGTAAAAAGTAAGCTTTCTTCTGGAATTGAATTATCGCCAAGAATGGCTTTTCCAAGCTCTAAATGACCACTTGACGAAACAGGTAAGAATTCTGTAAGTCCTTGAATAATGCCTAAAATGATTGCGTTTATTATATCCATGGCGCAAAAATATTAAAATTGATATATAAATAACTTCTTATTAATTAAAGTTTAATTATTTAAATGAAATCGATTCTCAACGAAAATAGAAAACAGGATAGACTACAGAGATAATGAGCACAAAGTAGAAGCGTCAGGTGCAACTTCGAAGCATGCAGCATTTAAAGACATAATTGCTATTTTAGACATGTGAAAATAATATTGGCACCAGATAAGTTTAAAGGCTCTTTAACAGGAATCCAATTTTGTAATGCTGTTGAAGAAGGCATAAAGGATATAATTCCATCGGCAGAAATAGTTAAGTTGCCATTAGCCGATGGCGGCGATGGTACTACAGCCATATTAGAATATCATTTAAAAGGTAAACGAATAAGTGTAACCGTACATGATCCGTTGTTTAGACCGATTAGAGCCACTTACCTTTTTATGGAATCTGTTAAAACAGCATTTATAGAAATGGCTGAGGCTTCTGGGCTAACACTGTTAAAACCCGAAGAGCAAAACTGTTTTTATACGACGTCGTTAGGAACAGGGGAACTTATTTTAGATGCCATTAATAAAGGAGCAAAAACTATTGTACTTGGTATTGGAGGAAGCGCTACGAACGATTGCGGTATTGGTATGGCAACTGCTTTAGGCTATAAATTTGAAGATGAAAACGGTAAAACGTTAAGCCCGATAGGGAAGCATTTGTCACAGGTTAAAAATATCAATCGAACCCACGTTATTTCAAGTTTAAAAGAGGTAGATTTTAAAGTGGCTTGCGATGTTATCAATCCATTATTTGGATTAAACGGAGCAGCCTACGTTTATGGTTCTCAAAAAGGAGCTTCAAAAGAAGAGATCGCACTTTTAGATAAAGGATTACAGCATATGTCAAAGTTGTTTTTAGAAATTTTTAATTTAAATGTGCAAGAAATAAAAGGTGCTGGTGCGGCTGGAGGCATGGGGGCTGGAACAAAAGTGTTTTTAAATGCCGAACTACAATCGGGTATAAGTTTGGTTAAGGATTTAATTAATTTTGAAGAAAAAATTAAAGAAGCCGATTGGATTATAACCGGAGAGGGGCAATTG includes:
- a CDS encoding undecaprenyl-diphosphate phosphatase; translated protein: MDIINAIILGIIQGLTEFLPVSSSGHLELGKAILGDNSIPEESLLFTVVLHFATALSTIVVFRKDILVIIKGILKFEWNEDLQFVSKIVVSMIPAVIIGLFFEDQLEQLFGGNILLVGCMLIVTAILLFLADKAKDTNKKVSFTNAFIIGISQAIAMLPGISRSGATISTSVLLGNDKTKAARFSFLMVVPLIFGKIAKDVMSGDLTYASHNFLPLSVGFIAAFIAGLFACTWMIALVKRSKLSYFAIYCIIVGVIAIIFSFLNS
- a CDS encoding glycerate kinase, which codes for MKIILAPDKFKGSLTGIQFCNAVEEGIKDIIPSAEIVKLPLADGGDGTTAILEYHLKGKRISVTVHDPLFRPIRATYLFMESVKTAFIEMAEASGLTLLKPEEQNCFYTTSLGTGELILDAINKGAKTIVLGIGGSATNDCGIGMATALGYKFEDENGKTLSPIGKHLSQVKNINRTHVISSLKEVDFKVACDVINPLFGLNGAAYVYGSQKGASKEEIALLDKGLQHMSKLFLEIFNLNVQEIKGAGAAGGMGAGTKVFLNAELQSGISLVKDLINFEEKIKEADWIITGEGQLDSQTFSGKTIQGIIKSAKKESIPVAVLCGRSSLLKGETENFGISYTDTVMHHAKNFDDAIKNSYVYLKRMAITFAKRIKD